Proteins from one Algicella marina genomic window:
- a CDS encoding ligase-associated DNA damage response DEXH box helicase — MSLPPRFQGWFETRGWQPHPHQLALLARASATSTLLIAPTGGGKTLAGFLPTLVDLAANPRPGMHTLYISPLKALAADIRRNLETPVAELGLNVRVEDRTGDTAYSQRRRQRTDPPHILLTTPESLALLLSYEDAPRIFAGLSRVVIDEIHALAESKRGDQLMLCLSRLQSLAPGLARTGLSATVDDPPALAEYLAPGITEIVHAAPGPKPDIRLLDTDDAPPWAGHGGRFAARAVMEEIRKAGTTLVFINTRATAELFFQELWSHNEENLPIALHHGSLSREARTRVEHAMVAGELRAIVCTASLDLGIDWGDVDLVIQVGAPRNVKRLVQRIGRAGHRYNTPSRALLVPANRFEVIECRAALEAVMEGDLDRTVQAEGPLDVLCQHILLMACSAPFTADELYEEIVTAGPYRALLRAEFEEALEFCATGGYALRAYDRWQRLVQREGRWQLRDPRTARALRMNIGTIIGTETLSVRLRGRGAPLGEVEESFAASLVPGDTFLIGGQTVRYEGLREMTIEVSKQPSRQPKIAVFGGLRMSTSLELSRRVIDILNTPARWADLPAHTADWLNLQRDISALPAPGGLLSEAFLRGDRAFLSLYSFAGRNANQTLGLLLTRRMEDLGLNPTGFVANDYAVLVWGLTLVKDVRPLLSPDGLRDGLESWLAENAVMKRTFRASAIIAGLIERNQPGRRKTGRQATFSSDILYDTLRKYDPDHLMLKITKEEASRGLVDFDRIEEMLSRAPESRHIVAPHVTPFAAPLLLELGKVPIQGSAQDVALQEEADRMMQEAGLA, encoded by the coding sequence ATGAGCCTGCCGCCCCGCTTTCAGGGCTGGTTCGAAACCCGTGGCTGGCAGCCCCATCCCCACCAACTCGCACTGTTGGCCCGCGCTTCCGCAACATCCACCCTGCTCATCGCTCCGACGGGTGGCGGCAAGACGCTCGCGGGCTTTCTACCCACGCTCGTCGATCTGGCCGCCAACCCGCGCCCTGGCATGCACACGCTCTACATTTCACCTCTGAAGGCGCTCGCCGCCGACATCCGCCGCAACCTTGAAACCCCGGTTGCGGAACTCGGGCTTAACGTCCGCGTCGAGGATCGCACCGGCGATACCGCCTACTCGCAACGTCGCCGCCAGCGGACCGATCCGCCGCATATCCTGCTCACGACGCCCGAGTCCCTTGCGCTGCTGCTTTCCTATGAGGACGCGCCACGCATTTTCGCCGGGCTTTCCCGCGTAGTCATTGACGAAATCCACGCGCTTGCCGAATCAAAACGCGGCGATCAGCTCATGCTCTGCCTCTCGCGCCTGCAAAGCCTCGCGCCCGGCCTCGCCCGCACCGGCCTCTCCGCCACGGTGGATGATCCACCGGCTCTGGCCGAATACCTCGCCCCCGGCATCACCGAAATCGTGCATGCCGCCCCGGGTCCAAAGCCCGATATCCGCCTGCTCGACACCGACGACGCACCGCCATGGGCGGGGCATGGCGGCCGTTTCGCCGCGCGCGCCGTCATGGAGGAGATCCGCAAAGCCGGCACCACCCTCGTTTTCATCAACACCCGCGCCACCGCCGAACTCTTCTTTCAGGAACTCTGGTCCCACAACGAAGAAAATCTTCCCATCGCCCTTCACCACGGCAGCCTCTCGCGGGAGGCGCGAACCAGGGTGGAACATGCGATGGTCGCCGGCGAGTTGCGCGCCATCGTCTGCACCGCTTCGCTTGATCTCGGCATCGACTGGGGCGATGTCGATCTCGTCATTCAGGTCGGCGCGCCAAGAAATGTCAAACGCCTCGTCCAGCGTATCGGCCGCGCCGGTCACCGTTACAATACGCCATCGCGCGCTCTCCTTGTCCCGGCCAATCGCTTCGAAGTCATCGAATGCCGCGCGGCTCTGGAAGCGGTGATGGAGGGAGATCTCGACCGAACCGTTCAGGCCGAAGGTCCGCTGGATGTCCTCTGCCAACATATTCTCCTGATGGCCTGTTCGGCGCCTTTCACGGCGGATGAACTGTACGAAGAGATCGTCACCGCCGGTCCCTACCGCGCCCTCCTGAGAGCGGAGTTCGAGGAGGCGCTGGAATTCTGCGCCACCGGAGGCTACGCGCTCCGCGCCTATGATCGCTGGCAGCGACTGGTGCAGCGGGAAGGCCGGTGGCAGCTGCGCGATCCGCGTACAGCCCGCGCACTGCGCATGAACATCGGCACGATCATCGGCACCGAAACCCTGTCCGTCCGCCTGCGCGGCCGCGGTGCCCCACTGGGTGAAGTCGAAGAAAGCTTCGCCGCCTCACTCGTTCCCGGCGATACGTTCCTCATTGGCGGTCAGACCGTCCGCTACGAGGGCCTGCGCGAGATGACCATCGAGGTCAGCAAGCAACCATCTCGCCAACCGAAGATCGCCGTCTTCGGCGGCCTGCGAATGTCCACATCGCTCGAACTCTCCAGACGGGTCATCGACATTCTCAACACCCCCGCCCGATGGGCCGATCTCCCCGCCCATACGGCCGACTGGTTGAACCTTCAGCGGGATATCTCAGCCCTGCCCGCCCCCGGGGGCTTGTTGTCGGAGGCGTTTCTGCGCGGCGACCGCGCCTTCCTGTCACTCTATTCCTTCGCCGGCCGCAACGCCAACCAGACCCTCGGCCTGCTCCTGACCCGCCGGATGGAGGATCTTGGCCTGAACCCCACCGGCTTCGTTGCCAATGATTACGCGGTGCTTGTCTGGGGCCTGACACTGGTGAAGGACGTCCGCCCGCTGCTCTCGCCCGACGGCCTGCGCGACGGCCTCGAATCTTGGCTGGCAGAAAATGCTGTCATGAAACGCACCTTCCGCGCCTCCGCCATCATCGCCGGGCTGATAGAACGCAACCAGCCCGGCCGTCGCAAGACAGGCCGACAGGCCACGTTTTCCTCCGACATCCTCTACGACACACTGCGAAAATACGATCCCGATCACCTGATGCTGAAGATCACGAAAGAGGAAGCGTCGCGCGGGTTGGTGGACTTCGACCGGATAGAGGAAATGCTTTCCCGCGCCCCGGAATCACGCCATATCGTCGCCCCGCACGTCACGCCCTTCGCCGCCCCACTTCTGCTCGAATTGGGCAAAGTGCCGATTCAGGGCTCTGCACAAGATGTAGCGTTGCAAGAAGAGGCTGATCGCATGATGCAGGAGGCCGGTCTGGCGTGA
- a CDS encoding NAD(P)-dependent oxidoreductase — MGRPMAEAMLAGGANLVAHDVRPATDFGEFAAHLVPVESLREVATLFSIVRDIPQTEALLFGDQAMASAPNLTTLVISSTVAPSYIHDLRRRLPTRVALIDAPMSGAPVAARERRLAFMLGGDTAHITPLMPLFDAMGTNIHHLGPLGAGMVMKVLNNMIAASSVATTRLALDWAAEAGISGERFREVAETSSGQTWFSRHFAAIDWAEEAFDPANTMGILVKDVTSALDTAPAGATTALPRAIINAIRTLK; from the coding sequence ATGGGCCGCCCGATGGCGGAGGCGATGCTGGCCGGCGGCGCAAACCTTGTCGCCCACGATGTCCGCCCCGCCACCGATTTCGGCGAATTCGCCGCTCACCTCGTTCCAGTGGAGAGCCTCCGAGAAGTCGCCACCCTCTTCTCCATCGTCCGCGACATCCCCCAGACAGAGGCTTTGCTCTTCGGCGATCAGGCCATGGCTTCGGCCCCCAACCTCACCACGCTCGTCATCTCGTCCACCGTCGCGCCCAGCTACATCCACGATCTGCGCCGCCGACTGCCCACCCGGGTGGCACTGATCGACGCCCCGATGTCGGGCGCGCCTGTCGCGGCCCGCGAACGCCGTCTGGCCTTCATGCTCGGCGGCGACACCGCCCATATCACGCCACTGATGCCGCTGTTTGACGCCATGGGTACAAACATCCACCACCTCGGCCCGCTCGGCGCAGGAATGGTAATGAAGGTTCTCAACAACATGATCGCCGCCAGTTCCGTCGCCACCACCCGTCTGGCGCTCGACTGGGCGGCAGAGGCCGGCATCTCCGGCGAAAGGTTCCGCGAGGTCGCGGAAACCAGCTCCGGACAGACATGGTTCTCCCGCCACTTCGCCGCAATCGACTGGGCGGAGGAAGCCTTCGACCCCGCCAACACCATGGGTATTCTGGTCAAGGACGTTACCTCCGCCCTCGATACCGCCCCAGCCGGTGCCACCACTGCCTTGCCCCGGGCGATCATCAACGCCATCAGAACGTTGAAATGA
- a CDS encoding ATPase, translated as MANHPEREKAPKSPHTLEETGLEAVLMRDILLKTMFRRSLTNLVDIAKALAVVPPLAQELIDVARGDNLIETLGARGASTTSALRYQLTEGGRARALDALTQSEYYGALPVPLDQFWKQTAKQQIGDAVISQERLEKSMSHLVLPAGMLDKLGPAVNSGRSVLLYGPPGTGKSSISNGIRDALGDNIYVPQFLEYGGQVISVYDPIVHTLAKTSVDNPNALRRAGATHDARYVLCRRPSVMTGGELTLDMLDLNYNKVSRTYQAPLQLKATGGVFIIDDLGRQSEPPQALINRWIVPMEASFDILSLQSGQKFMVPFDTLVIFSTNFAPTEMFDGAALRRIYYKIKVDNPNRDDFIKVFVKTSRHYKIKPDEGILTYLLKEKYPERDNQFANYHAPFLIDQVLSICDYEGLPKQLTPELIDRAWENLFLEE; from the coding sequence ATGGCCAACCACCCGGAGCGTGAAAAAGCGCCCAAGTCTCCCCACACCCTGGAAGAAACCGGGCTGGAAGCGGTGTTGATGCGCGACATCCTTCTCAAGACGATGTTCCGCCGTTCGCTCACCAATCTCGTCGATATCGCCAAGGCGCTCGCCGTCGTGCCGCCACTCGCCCAGGAACTCATCGACGTGGCGCGGGGCGACAACCTCATCGAAACTCTGGGGGCCCGCGGCGCATCGACGACCTCGGCATTGCGCTACCAGCTTACCGAAGGTGGCCGCGCTCGCGCGCTGGACGCCCTCACCCAGTCGGAATACTATGGCGCCCTGCCCGTGCCCCTGGATCAGTTCTGGAAACAGACCGCCAAGCAGCAGATCGGCGATGCCGTCATCAGCCAGGAGCGGCTGGAAAAATCCATGTCGCACCTCGTCCTGCCGGCCGGCATGCTCGACAAGCTGGGTCCTGCAGTGAACTCCGGCCGTTCCGTCCTGCTCTACGGTCCGCCGGGTACCGGTAAATCGTCCATCTCCAACGGCATCCGGGACGCACTCGGCGACAACATCTACGTGCCCCAGTTCCTCGAATACGGCGGCCAGGTCATTTCCGTCTATGACCCAATTGTCCACACCCTCGCCAAGACCAGCGTCGACAACCCGAACGCCCTTCGCCGCGCCGGGGCCACGCATGATGCCCGCTACGTTCTTTGCCGACGCCCCTCGGTCATGACGGGTGGTGAACTCACGCTCGACATGCTCGACCTCAACTACAACAAGGTCAGCCGCACTTATCAGGCGCCCCTGCAGCTCAAGGCCACCGGCGGCGTGTTCATCATCGATGACCTGGGCCGCCAGTCGGAGCCGCCACAGGCGCTCATCAACCGCTGGATCGTTCCGATGGAGGCGAGCTTCGATATCCTCTCGCTGCAATCCGGCCAGAAGTTCATGGTGCCCTTCGACACGCTGGTGATCTTCTCCACGAACTTCGCACCAACGGAAATGTTCGATGGCGCGGCCCTGCGGCGTATCTACTACAAGATCAAGGTGGATAACCCCAACCGGGACGACTTCATCAAGGTGTTCGTGAAAACCTCACGGCATTACAAGATCAAGCCGGACGAAGGGATCCTCACTTACCTTCTCAAGGAAAAGTACCCGGAACGGGATAACCAGTTCGCCAACTACCACGCCCCCTTCCTCATCGATCAGGTCCTGTCGATCTGCGATTATGAAGGGCTGCCGAAGCAGCTTACGCCGGAACTGATCGACCGCGCGTGGGAAAACCTCTTCCTCGAAGAGTAA